A genome region from Panicum virgatum strain AP13 chromosome 4K, P.virgatum_v5, whole genome shotgun sequence includes the following:
- the LOC120703415 gene encoding protein trichome birefringence-like 19 has product MQAKAEQQRRGGRLRQRLLGLAADLSVHKLQLAVTVTPAAASLLPALAVAALILLIAAARRAPAPSSLDAYRTGVAVVDPPSISAPPRGSAAAAAARVPPGCDIFRPGEWVPDGAAPYYTNLTCSLIQEHQNCMKYGRPDTGFLRWRWRPAGCDLPRFDAEAFLDAVRDSSMAFVGDSLARNHMQSLMCLLTKVAYPKDISKTTHPEFRTMHYESHNFTVAIFWSPFLVRGYQPDPARHMWAIHLDEPDAAWVPGIAGFDRVVLSAANWFARPAMFYEAGRVVGCHSCLAPGVPDLTHRHSLRMAFRAALRALAGPGAAFGGTVIVRTLSPTSHFEGGEWDKGGDCRRTRPLAAGEARVAGLDRDFHGAQVEEFARAKAAVDAGGRGRPRLVLMDTTAAMVLRPDGHPSRYGHWAHENVTLYNDCVHWCLPGPIDAWNEMLLQMLLQDRPS; this is encoded by the exons ATGCAAGCCAAGGCGGAGCAGCagaggcgcggcggccgcctgcGGCAGCGCCTGCtgggcctcgccgccgacctCTCGGTGCACAAGCTCCAGCTCGCCGTCACCgtcaccccggccgcggcctcgctcctcccggcgctcgccgtcgccgctctcatcctcctcatcgccgccgcgcgccgcgcgccggccccgTCTTCCCTCGACGCCTACCGCaccggcgtcgccgtcgtcgaccCGCCTTCGATATCGGCGCCCCCTCggggctccgccgcggccgcggccgcgcgggtgCCCCCGGGCTGCGACATCTTCCGTCCCGGCGAGTGGGTCCCCGACGGCGCCGCGCCGTACTACACCAACCTCACCTGCTCGCTCATCCAGGAGCACCAGAACTGCATGAAGTACGGCCGCCCCGACACCGGGTTCCTGCGCTGGCGGTGGCGCCCCGCCGGCTGCGACCTCCCGCGGTTCGACGCCGAGGCGTTCCTCGACGCCGTCAGGGACTCGTCCATGGCCTTCGTCGGGGACTCGCTCGCCAGGAACCACATGCAGTCGCTCATGTGCCTCCTCACCAAG GTGGCGTACCCCAAGGACATCTCCAAGACGACGCACCCAGAGTTCCGGACGATGCACTACGAGTCCCACAACTTCACGGTGGCCATCTTCTGGTCGCCGTTCCTCGTCCGGGGCTACCAGCCGGACCCCGCCCGCCACATGTGGGCGatccacctcgacgagccggACGCCGCCTGGGTCCCCGGGATCGCCGGCTTCGACCGCGTGGTCCTCTCGGCGGCCAACTGGTTCGCCCGCCCCGCCATGTTCTACGAGGCCGGGCGCGTGGTCGGCTGCCACTCCTGCCTCGCCCCGGGCGTCCCGGACCTGACGCACCGGCACTCGCTGCGCATGGCGTTCCGCGCGGCGCTGCGCGCGCTCGCGGGGCCCGGGGCGGCGTTCGGCGGGACGGTGATCGTGCGGACGCTGTCGCCGACGTCGCACTTCGAGGGCGGGGAGTGGGACAAGGGCGGCGACTGCCGGCGGACGCGGCcgctggcggccggcgaggcgcggGTGGCCGGGCTGGACCGGGACTTCCACGGCGCGCAGGTGGAGGAGTTCGCCAGGGCCAAGGCGGCGGTGGACGCCGGCGGGAGGGGGCGGCCGAGGCTGGTGCTGATGGACACGACGGCGGCGATGGTGCTCCGGCCGGACGGGCACCCGAGCCGGTACGGGCACTGGGCGCACGAGAACGTGACGCTGTACAACGACTGCGTGCACTGGTGCCTCCCGGGGCCCATCGACGCCTGGAACGAGATGCTGCTCCAGATGCTCCTGCAGGATCGTCCATCCTGA
- the LOC120705120 gene encoding protein trichome birefringence-like 19 yields the protein MKFHEIKLPYPIIHCAIPAALLATCLLILAVVILPDHREPLLPPMATDDGHGGGNQSCNIFKGEWVPDPGTPRYTTETCPVIHGHYDCARYGRPDLGFVRWRWRPAGCELPRLDAARFLRAARGRSMAFVGDSLARNQMHSLVCLLARAERPSPWTNAARHAYRFGRHGFTVASFWSPFLVRAVEADPDGPTGSGAGLWRLHLDEPDAGWAARAGEFDYVVVSAGSWFFRPSVFHERGRLVGCNGCLAPNVADLTLRYPLRKAFRTALRAAAAAGAPGRRARTVVVRTLSPSHYENGAWNEDGDCARTRPLARGGWEMNAVEKEMYAIQAEEFAVAAGREGKGARMLLLDATEAMALRPDAHPSKYRLWQPDRFNVSHDCLHWCLPGAMDACNDMLIHMLLH from the coding sequence ATGAAGTTTCATGAAATCAAGCTTCCATACCCCATCATCCATTGTGCCAtccccgccgccctcctcgcgaCGTGCCTTTTGATCCTCGCCGTAGTGATCCTGCCCGACCACCGcgagccgctgctgccgccgatGGCGACCGACGACGGTCATGGCGGCGGCAACCAGTCGTGCAACATCTTCAAGGGAGAGTGGGTGCCGGACCCGGGCACGCCACGCTACACCACGGAGACCTGCCCCGTGATCCACGGCCACTACGACTGCGCGCGGTACGGCCGGCCGGACCTCGGGTTcgtgcggtggcggtggcgccccGCGGGGTGCGAGCTGCCGCGCCTCGACGCGGCGCGGTTCCTGCGCGCGGCGAGGGGCAGGTCCATGGCGTTCGTCGGGGACTCGCTCGCCAGGAACCAGATGCACTCGCTGGTGTGCCTCCTGGCGCGCGCCGAGCGGCCGTCGCCGTGGACGAACGCGGCGAGGCACGCGTACCGCTTCGGGCGGCACGGGTTCACGGTCGCGTCGTTCTGGTCGCCGTTCCTCGTCCGCGCCGTCGAGGCGGACCCGGACGGGCCGACGGGGAGCGGGGCGGGCCTGTGGAggctccacctcgacgagccggACGCCGGgtgggcggcgcgcgccggcgagttCGACTACGTGGTGGTGTCGGCGGGGAGCTGGTTCTTCCGCCCGTCCGTGTTCCACGAGCGCGGCCGCCTCGTCGGCTGCAACGGCTGCCTCGCGCCCAACGTCGCCGACCTCACGCTCCGGTACCCGCTGAGGAAGGCGTTCCGGACCGcgctccgggcggcggcggcggcgggtgcgcccGGGCGCCGCGCCAGGACGGTGGTCGTGCGCACGCTCTCGCCGTCGCACTACGAGAACGGGGCGTGGAACGAGGACGGCGACTGCGCGCGGACGCGGCCGCTCGCGCGCGGCGGGTGGGAGATGAACGCGGTGGAGAAGGAGATGTACGCGATACAGgcggaggagttcgccgtggcggcggggagggaggggaagggggcGAGGATGCTGCTGCTCGACGCGACGGAGGCGATGGCGCTGCGGCCGGACGCGCACCCGAGCAAGTACCGTCTGTGGCAGCCCGACAGGTTCAACGTGTCGCACGACTGTTTGCACTGGTGCCTGCCCGGCGCCATGGACGCCTGCAACGACATGCTCATCCACATGTTGCTGCACTAG